The sequence ACATCGCTGTCATCGGTTGCGGCTACTGGGGACCGAACCTCATCCGCAACTTCCGGGGCCAGCCGGACTGCAAGGTCAGGACGATCTGCGACCTCAGCCAGGACAGGCTGGGCCACATGAAGGGGCTCTACCCTGAGGTCGAGGCCACCACCGATGTCGAAAAGGTGTTCAGCGACCCGGGCGTCGACGCTGTAGTGGTTGCCACACCTGTGGACCTCCACTACGAGTTCGCCAAGCGGGCCCTCGAGGCGGGAAAGCACGTTTTCGTGGAAAAGCCCATGACCTCCTCGGCGGCTCACAGCCGCGAACTTGTGGATCTGGCAGACGAGAAGAAACTCACCCTCATGGTGGGCCATACCTTCATCTACTCTGCCCCGGTACGCATGATCAAGGAGATCATCGATTCGGGTGAGCTGGGAGAGATCTACTACATCAGTTCCCGGCGCCTGAACCTGGGCCTTTTCCAGAGAGACATCAACGTTACCTGGGACCTGGCTCCCCACGATATATCGATCATCCTGTACATCTTCGGAACAACCCCCAAGTCGGTCAACTGCCAGGGCAAGGCTCACATCAACCCCGGAATTGAGGATGTGACCAGCCTGTGTCTGAACTTTGACGACGGTGGGTTTGCCACCATTCACTCAAGCTGGCTGGATCCCAACAAGATCCGGGAGATGGTGTTCGTGGGCAGCAGGAAGATGCTGGTGTTTGACGACAACGAACCGTTGGAAAAGATCAAGATCTACGACAAACGTGTGGAGGCGCCGCCTCATTACGACGATTTTGCCAGCTTCACCTACGCCTACCACTACGGCGACATGCACGCGCCCTGGATCAAGCAGACGGAACCGCTGAAAGTCGAAACGGCCCATTTCCTGGACTGCATCCGTACAGGCGAGACC comes from bacterium and encodes:
- a CDS encoding Gfo/Idh/MocA family oxidoreductase, whose product is MSNELNIAVIGCGYWGPNLIRNFRGQPDCKVRTICDLSQDRLGHMKGLYPEVEATTDVEKVFSDPGVDAVVVATPVDLHYEFAKRALEAGKHVFVEKPMTSSAAHSRELVDLADEKKLTLMVGHTFIYSAPVRMIKEIIDSGELGEIYYISSRRLNLGLFQRDINVTWDLAPHDISIILYIFGTTPKSVNCQGKAHINPGIEDVTSLCLNFDDGGFATIHSSWLDPNKIREMVFVGSRKMLVFDDNEPLEKIKIYDKRVEAPPHYDDFASFTYAYHYGDMHAPWIKQTEPLKVETAHFLDCIRTGETSLSSGAAGHHVVQILEASSRSLEIGGAEVFLDGLGKENNL